AGTGATCTGGGCGAGAAGAACCTCATGTTCCTGAGGAACCACGGGACGCTCGCGGTTGGCCGCTCGGTCAGGGAAGCCTTCCGGGCGATCGCCAATCTGGAGACCGCCTGTTCCGCGCAGGTGGCGGCGCTGTCGATGGGACGTCCGTTGCACCTCCCCGATCCCCAAGTGGCGGCCGACGCGGATCGCAGGTTCACCCGGGAGATGATGGCGGCTTCGGCGGAGCGCAACTGGCCGGCCCTCCTTCGCAAGCTCGACCGCGAGAACCCCGGTTACGCGGATTAGGCAGCGCAAACTTAAAGAATGCGGCGAACGAGGCTGTCAGCTCGGCGCGGATTCTCAATGTCGAATTGATCGACCATGGAGTGGAAAATGCGGGTAATGGTCGCGGTGAAGCGAGCGATGGATTACAACGTCAAGGCACGCGTGAAGCCCGATGGTTCCGGGGTCGACCGTTCCAACGTCAAGATGTCGATGAACCCCTTTGACGAGATTGCCGTCGAGGAAGCGGTTCGTCTCAAGGAGGCGGGCGTCGCGACCGACATCGTGGCCGTGTCCATCGGTCCCGTACAGGCTCAGGAGACGCTGCGAACCGCGCTGGCGATGGGTGCCGACCGAGCAATATTGATCGACGCTGGTGATTGCGATCTCGAACCGCTCGCCGTGGCCAAGGTGCTGCGGGGGCTGATCGCCGAGGAGAAGCCGGATCTGGTGGTGCTGGGCAAACAGGCCATCGATGGTGACAATGCTGCGACCGGCCAGATGCTGGCGGCGCTTCTCGATTGGCCGCAGGCTACCTTCGCGAGCAGCCTGGCAATAGCCGGGGGATCTGCCACGGTTACCCGCGAGGTCGATGGTGGACTGCAGACCGTCGAACTGGAATTGCCGGCCGTCGTAACGGCCGACCTGCGCCTCAACGAGCCGCGCTATGCATCTCTGCCCAACATCATGAAGGCCAAGCAGAAACCGCTCCAGATGAGGGCGCTGGACACTCTTGGTGTCGATGCCTCTCCGCGCCTGAAGGTGCTGAGGGTCACCGAGCCGCCGGTCCGCGCCGGTGGCATCACGGTCGGGACCACGGCCGAACTCGTCTCGAAGCTCAAGAATGAAGCGGGAGTCCTGTAATGGCCGTCCTCGTCATCGCCGACCACGACAACCAGTCGCTCAGAAATACCACCCACAAGACGGTGACGGCCGCTCGGGCACTTTCGGACTCCGTCGACCTGCTCGTGGCGGGTGCCGGTGTGGCGGATATCGCTTCGGAAGCTGCTGGCCTGGCCGGCGTCCGCAAGGTGATTATGGCCGAGAGCGCGGAGCTCGGGCAGGGCCTAGCCGAGGCGTTCGAAGCGCTCGTGGTGCCTCTCGCCGGGGGATATGATGCAGTGCTCACCCCCGCGACCGCCCAGGGGAAGAATGTGAGCCCGCGCATTGCGGCCAAGCTGGATGTCGCCCTGATCTCCGATGTGGTCGACATCCTCGACGCGGACACCTTCGTCCGGCCGATCTACGCGGGCAATGCGCTGGAGACAGTGCAAGCCTCGGATGCGACAAAGATCATCACCGTCCGTCCGACCGCCTTCGCTGCGACAAGCGAGGGCGGATCGGCCGCGATCGAGGCCGTCGAGGCTCCCGTCGCCCCCGCGCGGTCCCGCTTCGTCAGCGAGGAGGCGGTCAAATCTTCCCGTCCGGATCTCGCCAGTGCGAGGGTGGTGGTGTCCGGGGGGCGCGCCCTCGGATCGCCGGAGGAATTCCGGGCGGTCATCGAGGCGCTCGCGGACAAACTGGGTGCTGCCGTGGGTGCGAGCCGCGCCGCCGTCGATGCGGGTTATGCCGCGAACGACTGCCAGGTTGGCCAGACGGGCAAGGTGGTGGCCCCCGAACTCTACATCGCGGTCGGCATCTCCGGTGCCATCCAGCACCTGGCCGGCATGAAGGACTCCAAGGTGATCGTGGCGATCAACAAGGATCCCGACGCACCGATCTTCCAGGTCGCCGACTATGGGTTGGTCGCCGATTACAAGACTGCGGTGCCGGAGTTCATGCAGCAGTTCGGAGATCTGACGTGAGCATCGACTCTCTCACCGGCCTTGCTGCCGCGCAGGGCATTCCCTCCCTGCGGCCGACGATCTCCGGCCGCGAACATGTCGTCACCGCCGGCCACTATCTCGCCTCTCAGGCCGCCTATTCGATCCTCGAAGCGGGCGGCAACGCGGTCGATGCCGGTGTCTGCGCGGTCCTGGTGATGGGGGTCGTGCAGAGCGAGATGGTGAACGTCGCCGGCGTGGCACCGATCGCCGTCTATCTGGCCGAGCGGGATGAAGTGCTCACCATCAGCGGGCTGGGGTGGTGGCCTCGGGCCGTCTCCCCCGACCTGTTCGTTCGGGAGCATGGCGGGAGGATTCCCGAGGGCATCCTCAGGACGGTGGTTCCTGCGGCGCCCGATGCGTGCCTGACGGCGCTCGCCCAATTCGGCACGATGAGCTTCGGAGAGGTGGCGCGCAGTGCGATCCGCTTCGCCCGCGATGGCTATGTGATGTACCCGTTCCAGGCCAATCTGCTGGAAACCTTCGCGGAAACCCTGGCGCAATGGCCGAGTTCGGCAAAGATCTACCTGCCGAACGGTGCTCCACCGAAGGTCGGCGACCTCTTCGTCCAGGCCGATCTCGCCGCGAGCCTGCAATATATGGTGGATTGCGAGGCGGCCGCATCGGGCCGGGGCCGCGTGGCTGGCCTGGATGCCGCTCGCGACGCCTTTTACCGGGGGGACATCGCCCGCACCATCGTCGCCTATCACGAGGCCAATGGTGGGCTACTCACCATGGAGGACCTTGCCGGCTTCCGGGTCGAGACGGAAACGGCGCTGTCGAAGAAATTCGGATCCTCGACAATCTATTCCTGCGGCGCATGGTCACAGGGCCCGAGCCTGCTGCAGATACTGACCACGCTTGAGGGCATCGATCTGGCCGCGCTCGGCCATAACAGCACGGCCTATGTCCACACGATCACCGAGGTCATCAAGCTCTGCTTCGCCGATCGGCATCACTATTTCGGCGATCCCCGGTTCGAGGACGTGCCTCTCGACGAACTGTTGAGCGCCGCCTATTGCGCCGGGCGCCGCAGGCTGGTCTCGCCGACAAGGGCCGCTCCCGAGATGCCCGCTCCGGGCAGGGCGGGGCAGGGGCCGCGGATGGAAGCGGCGGGATCGATCGAACGTCCGCCTGCGCTGCCTGCCCTCGATACGTCCTACGTGGCCGTCATCGACGGCAAGGGCAATGTATTCTCATGCACGCCCAGCGACGTTTCGACCGATACGCCGGTGATTCCCGGCACGGGCCTTTGCCCGTCCTCAAGGGGGAGCCAGTCCTGGGCCGATCCCGCCCATCCGTCGAGCGTGGCGCCGGGGAAGCGCCCGAGGCTGACCCCCGCAGCTTTCCTGTTCAGGACGGACGAGGGCGGCGTCGGTGCGTTCGGGACACCGGGCGGCGATGTACAGCTGCAAGCCCTGGTGCAGGTATGGTTGAACATCGAATTGTTCGGGATGTCGCCCCAGCAGGCGGTGGAGGCACCGCGTTTCGCGACGTACAGCTTCCCCGATTCCTTCGAGCCCCATGCCTATAATCCCGGGCGCCTCAACGTGGAGGCGCGGTTCGGCGACGAACGGATGGGCGAACTCGCCAAGCTCGGCCACGACGTCGTCGGCTGGCCGGATTTCGCATGGCGCGCGGGAGCCGTCTGCTTCGCACGGAAGTCTCCTTCCGGAGTGCTTGAGGCGGCAGCTGATCCGCGGAGACCGGCCTATGCGATCGGGCGGTGACATAAGGCATCAGTGCTTCATCGGGGTCTGACATGGGTTTTGAAACGATCATATTCGAGCGCGAAGAGGGTGTGGCCCGCATCCGACTGAACCGGCCGGAGCGGCTCAACGCCTTCACCGTGAAGATGCACGAGGAGATTGGGGGTGTTCTCGAACAGCTCGCGGCGGACCGCGATCTGAAGCTGCTGCTGCTGACCGGGGAAGGTCGAGGCTTCTGCGCGGGCCAGGACCTGCTGGAGCTAAAGCGGGAATCCGGCGAACAGCCACGCGATCTGGGGGCATCGCTCGAGTGGCGGTGGGGACCCCTGGCGCGGCGCCTGGCGCGATTGCCCGCGCCCGTGATCTGCGCGGTGAACGGGGTGGCAGCGGGCGCCGGTGCCTCCATCGCCTTCGCCTGTGACATCGTCATCGCTCGCAAGAGCGCGCAATTCATACAATCCTTCGCGCAGATCGGTCTCGTGCCGGATGCGGGCGGCACTTGGCATCTCCCGCGGTTGGCCGGCCAGGCGCGCGCCATGGGACTGGCCCTGACGGCCGAGCCGCTGCCCGCACAGACGGCCGCCGAATGGGGATTGATCTGGCGTGCGGTTGATGACGAGGCTTTTGCCGAGGCGGTGGAGGCGTTGATCGGGCGGCTTGCCGCCATGGCGCCGCTGGCGCTCGCCGGAATCAAGCGGGCGATCCGGGCGAGCAGTACGTCGACCCTGGAGCAGCAGCTGGATATCGAGCGGGATCTGCAGAGGGAACTTGGCTGGAGCGAGGATTATGCGGAGGGCGTTCGCGCCTTCGAGGAGAAGCGGCGCCCGGCTTTCAAGGGGCGCTGAGGGGGAGCGATCATGGGTGTGTTGGACGGCAAGGTGGTGCTGGTCACCGGCGGCGCGAACGGGATCGGGCGCGAGTGCGCGTTGCTCGCCGCGCGCGAGGGTGCGAAGGTCATCGTCAACGATCTGGGCGCGGGCGTAACGGGCAAGGACGACGATTCTCCCGAGACCGCCGAAGGCGTGGCGCGGCAGATCCGCGCCAGCGGCGGCGAGGCGGTATCCAATCGGGATAGCGTTGCCAGTTTCACGGCGGTCGAGCGGATGGTACGGCAGGCGCTGGACGAGTTTGGACGCATCGACGCCGTCATCAATCCCGCCGGCATCCTGCGCGACGGGATGTTCCACAAGATGCGGGAGGCGGACTGGGATGCGGTCGTCGAAGTGCACTTGCGGGGCGCCTTCAACGTGTCGCGTGCGCTGGTCGAGTTGTTCCGCGAGCAGGGCAGTGGCTCCTTCGTGCACTTCACCTCCACCTCCGGGCTGATCGGCAATCTGGGGCAGGCGAATTATGCTGCGGCCAAGATGGGCGTGGTCGGGCTGTCGAGAATCCTCGCCATGGAAGGCGCCGCAAAGGGCGTCCGCTCGAACGTCATCGCTCCCTTCGCCTGGACGCGGATGATCGCCACCATCCCCGTGACGGACGAGGCGTCCGCGCAGCGCGTCGAGCGGATGCGCACAGGCATGCGGGCGGAGCAGGTGGCCCAGCTGGCCATAGCGCTCGCCGCCGACGCCGCCTCCGACGTTTCCGGTCAGATATTCGCGGTGCGCGGGAATGAAGTCATATTGTTCAATCAGCCGCGGCCGATCGCCTCGGTGGCGCGGGGCGACGGCTGGACGCCGGAGACGCTGCTCGGCGACGCCCTCAACGCGCTGAAACCCAAATTCACCGACCTCGGCGCTTCCGCCACCGTCTTTCCATACGACCCAGTCTGATCGGAGCCGTCATGCGCCGCGCCGCCATCGTAAGCCCTGTTCGTACCCCTGTCGGAAAGTTCCTGGGGGGCCTCAGTAGCGTTCCGGTCGAGGATCTCTGCTCCATCGTGGTCAAGGCCGTGGTCGGGCGCAGCGGGGTGGATCCCGCGATGATCGAGGATGTGGTCTTCGCGCAGAGCTACGCCAACAGCGAGACGCCCTGCGTTGGCCGCTGGGCGGCCCTGTCCGCGGGTCTGCCGGTCGAGGTTCCGGGCATGCAGCTCGACCGCCGCTGCGGCGGCGGCCTCCAGGCGATCGTCACGGCCGCGATGATGATCCAGACCGGGGCAGCCGACGTGGTGCTGGCGGGCGGCGTCGAGAGCATGAGCAACATCGAGCACTATGTCACCGGATTGCGAAGCGGCGTTCGGCAGGGCTCGCCGATCCTCCATGATCGGCTGGACCGGGGCCGCGAGCGCTCGCAGCCGGTCGAGCGCTTCGGCCGGATTTCGGGGATGGTGGAGACCGCCGAGAATCTGGCCAGCCAATATGGGATTTCGCGCGAGGAGGCCGACGCCTTTGCTGCCGATAGCCAGCACAAGGCAGCCCGCGCCTGGGACAGCGGCGTGTTGAGCGCCGAGGTGGTGCCCGTGTCCGTTCCACAGAAACGGGGGGAGCCGCTCCTGTTCGATCGGGATGAGGGTGTGCGGGGCGACACGACGACGGAAGCGCTGTCGAAGCTCCGTCCGATGATGGCGGACGGAATCTGCACGGCGGGCAATTCGAGCCAGCAGAATGATGCAGCGTCGGCATGCCTGATTGTGGCGGAGGACCTGTTGGAGCCGCTTGGCCTGAAACCGATGGGA
The sequence above is drawn from the Rhizorhabdus dicambivorans genome and encodes:
- a CDS encoding electron transfer flavoprotein subunit alpha/FixB family protein, producing MAVLVIADHDNQSLRNTTHKTVTAARALSDSVDLLVAGAGVADIASEAAGLAGVRKVIMAESAELGQGLAEAFEALVVPLAGGYDAVLTPATAQGKNVSPRIAAKLDVALISDVVDILDADTFVRPIYAGNALETVQASDATKIITVRPTAFAATSEGGSAAIEAVEAPVAPARSRFVSEEAVKSSRPDLASARVVVSGGRALGSPEEFRAVIEALADKLGAAVGASRAAVDAGYAANDCQVGQTGKVVAPELYIAVGISGAIQHLAGMKDSKVIVAINKDPDAPIFQVADYGLVADYKTAVPEFMQQFGDLT
- a CDS encoding acetyl-CoA C-acetyltransferase encodes the protein MRRAAIVSPVRTPVGKFLGGLSSVPVEDLCSIVVKAVVGRSGVDPAMIEDVVFAQSYANSETPCVGRWAALSAGLPVEVPGMQLDRRCGGGLQAIVTAAMMIQTGAADVVLAGGVESMSNIEHYVTGLRSGVRQGSPILHDRLDRGRERSQPVERFGRISGMVETAENLASQYGISREEADAFAADSQHKAARAWDSGVLSAEVVPVSVPQKRGEPLLFDRDEGVRGDTTTEALSKLRPMMADGICTAGNSSQQNDAASACLIVAEDLLEPLGLKPMGFLVGWAAAGCDPATMGIGPVPAVERLFAKTGLGWNDVGLVELNEAFAAQVLAVLKGWGWDDRDKLNVNGSGISLGHPIGATGVRIMTTLLHEMQRRDVRYGLETMCVGGGQGVAALFERA
- a CDS encoding SDR family NAD(P)-dependent oxidoreductase, giving the protein MGVLDGKVVLVTGGANGIGRECALLAAREGAKVIVNDLGAGVTGKDDDSPETAEGVARQIRASGGEAVSNRDSVASFTAVERMVRQALDEFGRIDAVINPAGILRDGMFHKMREADWDAVVEVHLRGAFNVSRALVELFREQGSGSFVHFTSTSGLIGNLGQANYAAAKMGVVGLSRILAMEGAAKGVRSNVIAPFAWTRMIATIPVTDEASAQRVERMRTGMRAEQVAQLAIALAADAASDVSGQIFAVRGNEVILFNQPRPIASVARGDGWTPETLLGDALNALKPKFTDLGASATVFPYDPV
- the paaG gene encoding 2-(1,2-epoxy-1,2-dihydrophenyl)acetyl-CoA isomerase PaaG translates to MGFETIIFEREEGVARIRLNRPERLNAFTVKMHEEIGGVLEQLAADRDLKLLLLTGEGRGFCAGQDLLELKRESGEQPRDLGASLEWRWGPLARRLARLPAPVICAVNGVAAGAGASIAFACDIVIARKSAQFIQSFAQIGLVPDAGGTWHLPRLAGQARAMGLALTAEPLPAQTAAEWGLIWRAVDDEAFAEAVEALIGRLAAMAPLALAGIKRAIRASSTSTLEQQLDIERDLQRELGWSEDYAEGVRAFEEKRRPAFKGR
- a CDS encoding electron transfer flavoprotein subunit beta/FixA family protein, producing the protein MRVMVAVKRAMDYNVKARVKPDGSGVDRSNVKMSMNPFDEIAVEEAVRLKEAGVATDIVAVSIGPVQAQETLRTALAMGADRAILIDAGDCDLEPLAVAKVLRGLIAEEKPDLVVLGKQAIDGDNAATGQMLAALLDWPQATFASSLAIAGGSATVTREVDGGLQTVELELPAVVTADLRLNEPRYASLPNIMKAKQKPLQMRALDTLGVDASPRLKVLRVTEPPVRAGGITVGTTAELVSKLKNEAGVL
- a CDS encoding gamma-glutamyltransferase family protein gives rise to the protein MSIDSLTGLAAAQGIPSLRPTISGREHVVTAGHYLASQAAYSILEAGGNAVDAGVCAVLVMGVVQSEMVNVAGVAPIAVYLAERDEVLTISGLGWWPRAVSPDLFVREHGGRIPEGILRTVVPAAPDACLTALAQFGTMSFGEVARSAIRFARDGYVMYPFQANLLETFAETLAQWPSSAKIYLPNGAPPKVGDLFVQADLAASLQYMVDCEAAASGRGRVAGLDAARDAFYRGDIARTIVAYHEANGGLLTMEDLAGFRVETETALSKKFGSSTIYSCGAWSQGPSLLQILTTLEGIDLAALGHNSTAYVHTITEVIKLCFADRHHYFGDPRFEDVPLDELLSAAYCAGRRRLVSPTRAAPEMPAPGRAGQGPRMEAAGSIERPPALPALDTSYVAVIDGKGNVFSCTPSDVSTDTPVIPGTGLCPSSRGSQSWADPAHPSSVAPGKRPRLTPAAFLFRTDEGGVGAFGTPGGDVQLQALVQVWLNIELFGMSPQQAVEAPRFATYSFPDSFEPHAYNPGRLNVEARFGDERMGELAKLGHDVVGWPDFAWRAGAVCFARKSPSGVLEAAADPRRPAYAIGR